In Rattus norvegicus strain BN/NHsdMcwi chromosome 1, GRCr8, whole genome shotgun sequence, a genomic segment contains:
- the LOC134483017 gene encoding protein NYNRIN-like — protein sequence MTKGIYGYKYLLVFVDTFSRWVEAFPTKHETTKMVTKKLLEEIFPRYDMPQALGSDNGPAFVSQVSQLVAKLLGIDWKLHCAYRPQSSGQVEHINRTIKETLSKLTLTTGSKDWVALLPLVLYRARNTPGPHGLTPFKIIYRTPPPFVHFFDSNIADFADSPSLRAHLQALQIVQRDVWRPLAAAYQDKLEHPVVPHLFQIRDTVWVHRHQTKNLEPR from the coding sequence ctcaagatgggtcgaagccttccccacaaaacacgagactacaaaaatggtcaccaagaagctcctcgaagaaatctttcccaggtatgacatgcctcaagcgttggggtcggacaacgggcccgctttcgtctcccaagtaagtcagttggtggccaaattgctggggattgattggaaattacattgtgcctatagaccccagagttcaggtcaggtagaacacataaatagaacaattaaggagactttatccaaacttacgcttacaactggctcaaaggattgggtggccctccttcccctagttctatatcgggcccggaataccccgggcccccatggtctaactccttttaaaataatatatagaacaccacccccatttgtccatttctttgattcaaacattgctgattttgctgacagcccttctctgagggcccatttacaggccctacagattgtacagagagacgtctggagacctttggccgctgcttaccaggacaagcttgaacatccggtggtgccacacctgttccagattagagacaccgtgtgggtacacagacaccagaccaagaatctcgagccacggtga
- the Map3k10 gene encoding mitogen-activated protein kinase kinase kinase 10: protein MEEEEGAAAREWGATPAGPVWTAVFDYEAVGDEELTLRRGDRVQVLSQDCAVSGDEGWWTGQLPSGRVGVFPSNYVAPAAPAAPTDLQLPQEIPFHELQLEEIIGVGGFGKVYRALWRGEEVAVKAARLDPERDPAVTAEQVRQEARLFGALQHPNIIALRGACLSPPNLCLVMEYARGGALSRVLAGRRVPPHVLVNWAVQVARGMNYLHNDAPVPIIHRDLKSINILILEAIENHNLADTVLKITDFGLAREWHKTTKMSAAGTYAWMAPEVIRLSLFSKSSDVWSFGVLLWELLTGEVPYREIDALAVAYGVAMNKLTLPIPSTCPEPFARLLEECWDPDPHGRPDFGSILKQLEVIEQSALFQMPLESFHSLQEDWKLEIQHMFDDLRTKEKELRSREEELLRAAQEQRFQEEQLRRREQELAEREMDIVERELHLLMSQLSQEKPRVRKRKGNFKRSRLLKLREGSSHISLPSGFEHKITVQASPTLDKRKGSDGASPPASPSIIPRLRAIRLTPVDCGSSGGSGTWSRSGPPKKEELVGGKKKGRTWGPSSTLQKERAGGEERLKALGEGSKQWSSSAPNLGKSPKHTPMAPGFASLNEMEEFAEADEGNNVPPSPYSTPSYLKVPLPAEASPCAQPPWEPPAATPSRPGHGARRRCDLALLGCATLLSAVGLGADVAEARAGDGEEQRGWLDGLFFPRPGRFPRGLSPTGRPGGRREETAPGFGLAPSATLVSLSSVSDCNSTRSLLRSDSDEAAPTAPSPPPSLLPPSPSTNPLVDVELESFKKDPRQSLTPTHVTAAHAVSRGHRRTPSDGALRQREPPELTNHGPRDPLDFPRLPDPQALFPTRRRPLEFPGRPTTLTFAPRPRPAASRPRLDPWKLVSFGRTLSISPPSRPDTPESPGPLSVQPTLLDMDMEGQSQDNTVPLCGAYGSH, encoded by the exons atggaggaggaggagggggcggCGGCCAGAGAGTGGGGCGCGACCCCCGCGGGGCCAGTGTGGACCGCCGTGTTCGACTACGAGGCGGTGGGCGACGAGGAGCTGACCCTGCGGAGAGGCGATCGCGTCCAGGTGCTTTCCCAGGACTGTGCGGTGTCTGGAGATGAGGGCTGGTGGACAGGGCAGCTGCCCAGCGGCCGAGTGGGCGTCTTCCCCAGCAACTACGTGGCCCCCGCTGCACCCGCTGCACCCACAGACCTCCAGCTGCCACAGGAGATCCCCTTTCACGAGCTGCAGCTGGAGGAGATCATCGGTGTGGGGGGCTTTGGCAAGGTCTACCGCGCCTTATGGCGTGGAGAGGAAGTAGCGGTCAAGGCCGCCCGGCTGGACCCTGAACGGGACCCAGCAGTGACAGCGGAGCAGGTGCGCCAGGAGGCCCGGCTCTTTGGAGCCCTTCAGCACCCCAACATCATTGCCCTGAGGGGCGCCTGCCTCAGCCCCCCAAACCTCTGCCTGGTGATGGAATATGCTCGGGGAGGTGCATTGAGCAGGGTACTGGCAGGTCGCCGGGTCCCCCCTCATGTGCTGGTCAACTGGGCTGTGCAGGTGGCACGGGGCATGAACTATCTGCACAATGATGCCCCTGTACCCATCATTCACCGGGACCTCAAGTCCATCAACA TCCTAATTCTGGAGGCCATTGAGAACCACAACCTCGCTGACACGGTGCTCAAGATCACAGACTTCGGCCTTGCCCGAGAGTGGCACAAGACGACCAAAATGAGTGCGGCGGGGACCTACGCCTGGATGGCTCCTGAGGTTATCcgcctctccctcttctccaaaAGCAGCGATGTCTGGAG CTTCGGGGTTCTTCTTTGGGAGCTGCTGACCGGGGAGGTCCCCTACCGAGAAATCGACGCCTTGGCCGTGGCTTACGGTGTGGCTATGAACAAGCTGACGCTACCCATCCCCTCCACGTGCCCCGAGCCCTTTGCCCGCCTACTGGAGG AATGCTGGGACCCAGACCCTCATGGGCGACCAGATTTTGGCAGCATCTTGAAGCAGCTGGAGGTCATCGAGCAGTCAGCCCTGTTCCAGATGCCACTGGAGTCCTTCCACTCACTGCAGGAAGACTGGAAGCTGGAGATTCAGCATATGTTCGATGACCTTCGGACCAAGGagaag GAATTGCGCAGCCGTGAAGAAGAGCTGTTGCGGGCCGCACAGGAGCAGCGTTTTCAGGAAGAGCAGCTGCGGCGGCGGGAGCAGGAGCTGGCCGAGCGAGAGATGGACATTGTAGAACGTGAACTGCACCTGCTCATGAGCCAGCTGAGCCAGGAGAAGCCCAGGGTCCGCAAACGCAAGGGCAACTTCAAACGCAGCCGCTTGCTCAAGCTACGGGAAGGCAGCAGCCACATCAGCCTGCCCTCCG GATTTGAACACAAGATCACTGTCCAGGCCTCCCCCACCCTGGACAAGAGGAAAGGATCTGATGGGGCCAGCCCTcctgccagccccagcatcattCCCCGGCTGAGGGCCATTCGCT TGACCCCCGTAGACTGTGGCAGCAGCGGTGGCAGTGGAACATGGAGCCGCAGTGGGCCACCAAAAAAGGAAGAACTGGTTGGGGGCAAGAAGAAAGGCAGGACGTGGGGTCCCAGTTCTACTTTACAAAAGGAGCGGGccggaggagaggagag GCTCAAGGCCCTGGGGGAAGGAAGCAAGCAGTGGTCCTCGAGCGCCCCCAACCTGGGCAAATCCCCTAAGCACACCCCCATGGCCCCAGGCTTCGCCAGCCTCAATGAGATGG AAGAATTTGCGGAGGCAGATGAAGGCAACAACGTGCCCCCTTCCCCCTACTCCACCCCGTCCTACCTCAAGGTGCCTCTGCCCGCCGAGGCCTCTCCTTGTGCTCAGCCGCCTTGGGAGCCGCCGGCTGCGACCCCCTCCCGGCCGGGACACGGAGCTCGGAGGCGCTGTGATCTGGCTCTGCTGGGCTGCGCCACGCTGCTGAGTGCGGTGGGCCTGGGCGCCGACGTTGCCGAGGCACGGGCCGGGGATGGTGAGGAGCAGCGGGGCTGGCTGGACGGTCTCTTCTTCCCACGGCCCGGCCGCTTCCCTCGGGGTCTCAGCCCGACAGGGCGCCCAGGAGGTCGCCGCGAAGAGACAGCCCCAGGCTTTGGCCTGGCACCCTCGGCCACCCTGGTGTCTTTATCTTCTGTATCTGATTGCAACTCTACGCGCTCATTGCTGCGCTCTGACAGTGATGAGGCTGCCCCCACTGCGCCCTCCCCGCCGCCTTCTCTGCTCCCGCCCTCACCTAGCACCAATCCTCTTGTGGACGTAGAGCTGGAGAGCTTCAAGAAGGACCCCCGGCAGTCGCTCACGCCCACCCACGTCACTGCGGCCCACGCTGTGAGCCGTGGACACAGACGGACACCATCGGATGGGGCTCTGAGACAGCGGGAGCCTCCAGAGCTCACCAACCACG GTCCTCGAGATCCCTTGGACTTCCCTCGACTGCCCGACCCCCAGGCCCTGTTCCCTACCCGACGCCGGCCCCTGGAGTTCCCTGGCCGTCCCACCACCCTCACCTTTGCCCCAAGACCCCGGCCAGCTGCCAGCCGCCCCCGTCTGGACCCCTGGAAACTGGTCTCCTTTGGCCGGACACTCAGCATCTCGCCTCCAAGCAGGCCAGACACTCCAGAGAGCCCTGGGCCCCTCAGCGTGCAGCCCACGCTGCTGGACATGGACATGGAGGGTCAGAGCCAGGACAATACAGTGCCCCTGTGTGGGGCCTATGGCTCTCACTGA
- the Ttc9b gene encoding tetratricopeptide repeat protein 9B, with the protein MQRGALSPVLMLSAAPEPPPRPPPALSPPGPGSAPRHGSARSGPAPEPSGGLAAALDSSLRAAVAFKAEGQRCYREKKFREAIGKYHRALLQLKAAQGARPGGLPAPSPGPPTSPGPARLSEEQRRLVENTEVECYDSLTACLLQSELVNYERVREYCLKVLEKQQGNFKATYRAGIAFYHLGDYARALRYLQEARSREPTDTNVLRYIQLTQLKMNRCSLQREDSDSGTGGPARNAVG; encoded by the exons ATGCAGCGCGGCGCGCTGTCCCCGGTGCTGATGCTCAGCGCTGCCCCGGAGCCTCCACCGCGCCCGCCTCCCGCCCTTTCCCCGCCGGGCCCCGGCTCAGCGCCTCGCCATGGCTCTGCTCGCTCGGGTCCTGCCCCAGAGCCGTCTGGGGGCCTGGCCGCGGCGCTCGACAGCAGCCTGCGGGCTGCCGTGGCGTTCAAGGCGGAGGGTCAGCGTTGTTACCGAGAGAAGAAGTTCCGAGAAGCCATTGGCAAGTACCACCGGGCACTGCTGCAGCTGAAGGCTGCTCAGGGGGCCCGCCCTGGCGGTCTGCCCGCCCCCTCCCCGGGACCCCCCACCAGCCCGGGGCCCGCCCGCCTTAGCGAGGAGCAGCGGCGCCTGGTGGAGAACACAGAGGTTGAATGTTACGACTCCCTCACTG CTTGCCTCCTGCAGTCGGAGCTAGTGAACTATGAGCGTGTGCGTGAGTACTGTCTCAAGGTGCTGGAGAAACAGCAGGGCAACTTCAAGGCCACCTATCGTGCCGGCATTGCCTTTTACCACCTGGGCGATTATGCGCGTGCGCTGCGCTACCTACAGGAGGCCCGCAGCCGAGAGCCCACAG ACACCAATGTTCTCCGCTACATCCAGCTGACTCAGCTGAAGATGAACCGTTGCAGCCTCCAGAGGGAAGACAGTGATAGTGGCACTGGAGGCCCAGCTCGGAATGCCGTGGGCTGA
- the Map3k10 gene encoding mitogen-activated protein kinase kinase kinase 10 isoform X1, whose product MSGECWDPDPHGRPDFGSILKQLEVIEQSALFQMPLESFHSLQEDWKLEIQHMFDDLRTKEKELRSREEELLRAAQEQRFQEEQLRRREQELAEREMDIVERELHLLMSQLSQEKPRVRKRKGNFKRSRLLKLREGSSHISLPSGFEHKITVQASPTLDKRKGSDGASPPASPSIIPRLRAIRLTPVDCGSSGGSGTWSRSGPPKKEELVGGKKKGRTWGPSSTLQKERAGGEERLKALGEGSKQWSSSAPNLGKSPKHTPMAPGFASLNEMEEFAEADEGNNVPPSPYSTPSYLKVPLPAEASPCAQPPWEPPAATPSRPGHGARRRCDLALLGCATLLSAVGLGADVAEARAGDGEEQRGWLDGLFFPRPGRFPRGLSPTGRPGGRREETAPGFGLAPSATLVSLSSVSDCNSTRSLLRSDSDEAAPTAPSPPPSLLPPSPSTNPLVDVELESFKKDPRQSLTPTHVTAAHAVSRGHRRTPSDGALRQREPPELTNHGPRDPLDFPRLPDPQALFPTRRRPLEFPGRPTTLTFAPRPRPAASRPRLDPWKLVSFGRTLSISPPSRPDTPESPGPLSVQPTLLDMDMEGQSQDNTVPLCGAYGSH is encoded by the exons ATGTCTGGAG AATGCTGGGACCCAGACCCTCATGGGCGACCAGATTTTGGCAGCATCTTGAAGCAGCTGGAGGTCATCGAGCAGTCAGCCCTGTTCCAGATGCCACTGGAGTCCTTCCACTCACTGCAGGAAGACTGGAAGCTGGAGATTCAGCATATGTTCGATGACCTTCGGACCAAGGagaag GAATTGCGCAGCCGTGAAGAAGAGCTGTTGCGGGCCGCACAGGAGCAGCGTTTTCAGGAAGAGCAGCTGCGGCGGCGGGAGCAGGAGCTGGCCGAGCGAGAGATGGACATTGTAGAACGTGAACTGCACCTGCTCATGAGCCAGCTGAGCCAGGAGAAGCCCAGGGTCCGCAAACGCAAGGGCAACTTCAAACGCAGCCGCTTGCTCAAGCTACGGGAAGGCAGCAGCCACATCAGCCTGCCCTCCG GATTTGAACACAAGATCACTGTCCAGGCCTCCCCCACCCTGGACAAGAGGAAAGGATCTGATGGGGCCAGCCCTcctgccagccccagcatcattCCCCGGCTGAGGGCCATTCGCT TGACCCCCGTAGACTGTGGCAGCAGCGGTGGCAGTGGAACATGGAGCCGCAGTGGGCCACCAAAAAAGGAAGAACTGGTTGGGGGCAAGAAGAAAGGCAGGACGTGGGGTCCCAGTTCTACTTTACAAAAGGAGCGGGccggaggagaggagag GCTCAAGGCCCTGGGGGAAGGAAGCAAGCAGTGGTCCTCGAGCGCCCCCAACCTGGGCAAATCCCCTAAGCACACCCCCATGGCCCCAGGCTTCGCCAGCCTCAATGAGATGG AAGAATTTGCGGAGGCAGATGAAGGCAACAACGTGCCCCCTTCCCCCTACTCCACCCCGTCCTACCTCAAGGTGCCTCTGCCCGCCGAGGCCTCTCCTTGTGCTCAGCCGCCTTGGGAGCCGCCGGCTGCGACCCCCTCCCGGCCGGGACACGGAGCTCGGAGGCGCTGTGATCTGGCTCTGCTGGGCTGCGCCACGCTGCTGAGTGCGGTGGGCCTGGGCGCCGACGTTGCCGAGGCACGGGCCGGGGATGGTGAGGAGCAGCGGGGCTGGCTGGACGGTCTCTTCTTCCCACGGCCCGGCCGCTTCCCTCGGGGTCTCAGCCCGACAGGGCGCCCAGGAGGTCGCCGCGAAGAGACAGCCCCAGGCTTTGGCCTGGCACCCTCGGCCACCCTGGTGTCTTTATCTTCTGTATCTGATTGCAACTCTACGCGCTCATTGCTGCGCTCTGACAGTGATGAGGCTGCCCCCACTGCGCCCTCCCCGCCGCCTTCTCTGCTCCCGCCCTCACCTAGCACCAATCCTCTTGTGGACGTAGAGCTGGAGAGCTTCAAGAAGGACCCCCGGCAGTCGCTCACGCCCACCCACGTCACTGCGGCCCACGCTGTGAGCCGTGGACACAGACGGACACCATCGGATGGGGCTCTGAGACAGCGGGAGCCTCCAGAGCTCACCAACCACG GTCCTCGAGATCCCTTGGACTTCCCTCGACTGCCCGACCCCCAGGCCCTGTTCCCTACCCGACGCCGGCCCCTGGAGTTCCCTGGCCGTCCCACCACCCTCACCTTTGCCCCAAGACCCCGGCCAGCTGCCAGCCGCCCCCGTCTGGACCCCTGGAAACTGGTCTCCTTTGGCCGGACACTCAGCATCTCGCCTCCAAGCAGGCCAGACACTCCAGAGAGCCCTGGGCCCCTCAGCGTGCAGCCCACGCTGCTGGACATGGACATGGAGGGTCAGAGCCAGGACAATACAGTGCCCCTGTGTGGGGCCTATGGCTCTCACTGA